One Pectobacterium colocasium DNA segment encodes these proteins:
- a CDS encoding ABC transporter ATP-binding protein/permease: protein MQTLKRFYTLVAPFWLTTRATLLWLLLLLIMSLTLSVVWISVQYNNWSRDFYDALADYFQHASIYDMAVRYLAYTLLFVLVIICGNWLKKQLIIRWRDTMTHQYEQNWLRNHAHYRLSAGLDNPDQRIAEDIRLLIEQSLELLLSLLKNTARFFSFIAILWQLSGVHTFTLVGYTITVHGYLVWIALVYAAVASMVTHLLGHRLHKLNIERQRAEADYRATLLRVRDNSEQIAFYQGSDAEQQRMRQHFLPIVQNWQRLMAREFRLESFTTSYFRFSLIIPVFATLPLFLARQVSLGAIMQARSAFGYVLDAFGWFIDAYRQLVQWSSTIERLWEFQHRLQQLPVPEAPHHEGHALHINALSVPRPNGSPYFAPLTLRLQAGEWATLNAASGTGKTTLLRALAGLWPVSQGDWHFPTGRVLFLPQKAYLPQDTLRQVLCYPQAQLADTAQAIAVLEQTGLTALIPRLDDKANWSRELSGGEQQRLSLARALLLRPTLLCLDEATSQLDDAAALQLLAHIRTALPHTIVLAVSHQPAVLACFTHQIRLTPLEPEKETHTENRADDPSVTVPEADLSQVSYGKG, encoded by the coding sequence ATGCAAACGCTTAAACGCTTTTATACGCTGGTTGCGCCTTTCTGGCTGACCACGCGTGCCACCTTGCTCTGGCTGTTACTGCTGCTGATTATGAGCCTGACGCTCTCCGTCGTGTGGATCAGCGTGCAGTACAACAACTGGAGTCGGGATTTTTACGACGCATTGGCCGACTATTTTCAGCATGCCTCAATCTACGATATGGCCGTGCGCTATCTGGCCTACACGCTGCTGTTCGTGCTGGTGATCATCTGCGGCAACTGGCTCAAGAAACAGCTAATTATCCGCTGGCGCGATACCATGACCCACCAGTATGAACAGAACTGGCTGCGCAATCACGCCCACTATCGGCTCAGTGCAGGGCTGGATAACCCCGATCAGCGCATCGCGGAGGATATTCGCCTGCTGATCGAACAGAGTCTCGAACTCCTGCTTTCGCTGCTGAAAAATACCGCCCGTTTTTTCTCTTTCATCGCCATTCTCTGGCAGCTTTCCGGCGTCCATACCTTCACGCTAGTCGGCTATACCATCACGGTACACGGCTATCTGGTGTGGATCGCGCTGGTTTACGCCGCAGTAGCCAGCATGGTGACGCACCTGCTGGGGCATCGCCTGCACAAGCTAAATATTGAACGTCAGCGGGCAGAAGCCGACTATCGCGCCACGCTGCTGCGAGTTCGGGATAACAGCGAGCAAATCGCGTTTTACCAGGGAAGCGACGCAGAGCAACAGCGAATGCGGCAACATTTTCTGCCTATTGTGCAAAACTGGCAGCGCCTAATGGCGCGGGAATTCCGGCTGGAAAGCTTTACGACCAGCTATTTCCGCTTCAGCCTGATTATCCCGGTTTTCGCTACCCTACCGCTGTTTCTCGCTCGTCAGGTTAGCCTCGGGGCGATCATGCAGGCGCGATCGGCCTTCGGCTACGTGTTGGATGCTTTTGGCTGGTTTATTGATGCCTATCGCCAACTGGTTCAGTGGTCTTCCACGATTGAGCGACTGTGGGAATTCCAGCACCGCTTACAGCAATTGCCTGTACCAGAGGCGCCACATCATGAAGGCCATGCTCTCCACATCAACGCGCTATCCGTACCGCGCCCTAATGGTTCGCCGTATTTCGCCCCGCTGACGCTCAGGCTTCAGGCTGGCGAATGGGCGACGCTTAACGCAGCCAGCGGCACGGGGAAAACCACGCTTCTGCGTGCGCTGGCGGGGTTGTGGCCGGTTTCACAAGGTGACTGGCATTTCCCTACTGGCCGAGTGCTATTTTTACCGCAAAAAGCTTATTTACCGCAGGACACGCTACGTCAGGTGCTGTGTTACCCGCAGGCACAGTTAGCGGATACTGCGCAGGCGATCGCCGTGCTGGAACAAACCGGGCTGACCGCGCTGATTCCTCGTCTGGACGACAAGGCGAACTGGAGTCGGGAGCTATCGGGGGGCGAGCAACAGCGCCTATCACTCGCGCGTGCGTTGCTGCTGCGCCCAACGCTGCTTTGTCTGGATGAAGCCACCAGCCAGCTCGATGACGCGGCGGCGCTTCAGTTGCTAGCACACATCAGGACTGCGCTGCCACACACGATCGTGCTGGCCGTCAGCCATCAGCCTGCGGTATTGGCCTGTTTCACACATCAGATCCGGTTAACGCCACTCGAACCAGAGAAGGAAACACACACAGAGAACCGTGCAGACGATCCTTCTGTTACGGTGCCAGAGGCGGATCTATCACAGGTGTCTTACGGAAAGGGTTGA
- a CDS encoding TonB-dependent siderophore receptor: protein MALIPFFSTQRTPSKLAIAVHLLLCGTSLLAHSTAIAAETAPAATTKTYAIPAGPLNQQLNQFAAQSGVYLVGDAQLATGKTGPSLQGNYSVDGGFSALLTGSGLQVIPQPNGVWRLQRIPQGDEMLVVAGVNRNGVTEGTQSYTTRSMNTATQLNLSPRETPQSVSVVTRQRMDDQNMTSLDEAMKQTTGINVVNQNSFQVKYESRAFTMDNIKENGVNQSSQNSVMNASQSTSESPDLAIYDRIEVLRGASGLTQGSGEPGGTVNLVRKKPTYDFQASVSASVGSWDNYRNEIDVSGPLNEDASVRGRLVSVYQDKQSFTDYVGSERKVLFGTLAWDITPNTTFTTGINWQKTDVVPDLYGVPFGTDKRNLNLPRSTFLGASWNRINFEKINPFAEFEHNFDNNWAIKSALNYTHGTSKERYIGIMNGTAGVDPQTGVSRLNNALRYDNKSDQWGYNLSASGPFELLGRSHELVFGGDYQKENFDNAIGRIANMSSANIYNWNPNSVAEPDWSNLSLYSSRYREQYNIYQRGLFTTTRWELADDWKLILGGRYSAYSYDYYYDNHRNTNDKEYSSLHVRDKFVPYSGLLWNFADNYTLYASYAEIYKPQSARDKDDKLLPAVTGTNYETGVKGAFFDGDLNASLALFRIIQSNRALAEADSSVCRDPDSGCSRAEGKVRSQGVELDVTGKLVEGWQIQTGYTLTNSKYLEASESEKAAQFSPRTPKHMFKLYTSYTLPGELNQWTMGAGMTAQTGTQTYPNRVFGLSQGGYTLFNANVRYQYSKNLSFNLVGNNLTDKTYFLNLNNRHRSGNNYYGDPRNFMLTAKWNF, encoded by the coding sequence ATGGCATTGATTCCATTTTTCTCTACACAGCGCACACCTTCCAAACTGGCAATCGCCGTTCATCTGCTGCTGTGCGGCACATCGCTGCTCGCACATTCCACCGCAATCGCAGCGGAAACGGCACCCGCCGCGACAACGAAAACCTACGCGATTCCTGCCGGACCACTTAACCAGCAGCTAAACCAGTTTGCCGCGCAGTCAGGCGTTTATCTGGTCGGCGATGCACAATTGGCGACAGGAAAAACCGGGCCGTCCCTGCAAGGGAATTACAGCGTCGATGGCGGATTTTCGGCACTGCTAACAGGAAGCGGGCTTCAGGTGATTCCACAGCCTAACGGCGTCTGGCGCTTACAGAGAATACCGCAGGGCGATGAAATGCTGGTCGTGGCGGGCGTCAATCGCAACGGTGTGACAGAAGGCACTCAGTCCTACACCACGCGCAGCATGAACACCGCGACACAGCTGAATCTGTCACCGCGAGAAACGCCGCAGTCGGTGAGCGTTGTGACGCGCCAGCGTATGGACGATCAGAATATGACCTCACTGGATGAGGCCATGAAGCAAACCACCGGCATTAACGTAGTCAACCAGAATAGTTTTCAGGTGAAATACGAATCGCGTGCCTTCACGATGGACAATATCAAAGAAAATGGCGTCAACCAATCGTCGCAAAATAGCGTAATGAACGCCTCTCAATCGACCAGTGAATCACCCGATCTGGCGATTTACGATCGCATCGAAGTTCTGCGCGGCGCTTCAGGCCTAACACAGGGCAGCGGGGAACCCGGAGGTACCGTCAATCTGGTACGTAAAAAACCCACCTATGATTTTCAGGCATCTGTCAGTGCCAGCGTCGGAAGTTGGGATAATTACCGTAATGAAATAGACGTTTCAGGCCCACTCAATGAGGATGCCAGCGTACGCGGTCGTCTGGTTAGCGTTTATCAGGATAAACAAAGCTTCACCGATTACGTAGGCAGTGAGCGCAAAGTGCTATTCGGCACACTAGCATGGGATATCACTCCCAATACGACTTTCACTACAGGGATTAATTGGCAAAAAACCGATGTCGTACCCGATCTGTATGGTGTCCCTTTTGGCACGGATAAACGTAATTTAAATCTACCTCGCTCAACCTTTCTGGGTGCCAGTTGGAACCGAATTAACTTCGAAAAGATCAACCCATTCGCTGAATTCGAGCATAACTTTGACAACAACTGGGCTATCAAGAGCGCACTTAACTATACGCATGGTACGTCCAAAGAACGTTATATCGGTATCATGAATGGAACAGCAGGCGTTGATCCTCAAACAGGAGTCAGTAGGTTAAACAACGCATTGCGCTATGACAACAAGAGCGACCAATGGGGTTATAACCTCAGTGCGAGTGGTCCGTTTGAGCTATTGGGGCGTAGCCATGAGTTGGTGTTCGGCGGTGACTATCAGAAAGAGAACTTCGACAACGCGATTGGCCGTATTGCTAACATGAGCAGTGCCAATATCTATAATTGGAATCCCAACTCAGTCGCAGAGCCCGATTGGTCTAACCTTAGCCTCTACAGTTCCCGCTACAGAGAGCAATATAATATTTATCAGCGTGGGCTATTTACCACCACTCGCTGGGAACTGGCCGATGACTGGAAACTGATCCTCGGCGGCCGCTACAGTGCTTATAGCTACGACTACTATTACGATAACCATCGCAACACCAACGACAAGGAATACAGCAGCCTGCACGTTCGCGATAAATTTGTCCCTTACAGCGGCCTGCTATGGAATTTTGCCGACAATTACACCTTGTATGCCAGCTATGCTGAAATCTATAAACCGCAGAGTGCACGCGATAAGGACGATAAGCTATTGCCCGCCGTTACCGGCACCAACTATGAAACCGGCGTTAAGGGGGCGTTTTTTGACGGCGATCTGAATGCTTCACTGGCACTGTTTCGCATTATTCAGTCCAACCGTGCACTCGCCGAAGCAGACAGTTCCGTTTGCCGAGATCCTGATAGCGGTTGTTCCCGTGCTGAAGGCAAAGTACGTAGCCAAGGGGTGGAACTGGATGTCACGGGGAAACTGGTTGAAGGCTGGCAGATTCAGACGGGCTATACCCTGACTAACAGTAAATATTTGGAAGCATCAGAGAGTGAGAAAGCGGCACAGTTCAGCCCGCGCACGCCGAAGCATATGTTCAAGCTGTACACCTCATACACTCTGCCGGGTGAGCTGAATCAATGGACGATGGGTGCAGGCATGACTGCCCAAACGGGTACGCAAACCTATCCAAACCGAGTGTTTGGCCTGTCTCAGGGCGGCTATACGCTGTTTAACGCCAATGTCCGCTATCAGTACAGCAAAAACCTGAGTTTCAATCTGGTAGGCAATAACCTGACGGATAAAACCTACTTCCTGAACCTGAACAACCGCCATCGTAGCGGCAATAACTATTACGGCGACCCACGTAATTTCATGCTGACCGCGAAGTGGAATTTCTAA
- a CDS encoding FecR domain-containing protein: MNNPSRNKPSFIALQQASQWYAQLCDREPDDEHYHHWQRWMDESEEHRHAWEYVLTVSQRFQPLRGDGQQPALNTLLHQPAPMTRRRALKLAALLSTGSLLSWLTYRHTPLKSSLLAMTADHHSAVGEIKSLTLPDNTRLWLNTASAIDIRYSDQRREIALLAGDILIDTAADARPFFVTTAQGRLQALGTRFSVAQASDTTTLTVYQHAVDASARYASAARRVNAGYHLRFNADGQGDIVPNQQNDADWSHGVLQADNMPLGEVVAQLSRYRHGYLACQPAIADLRVMGTFPLTDTDMALNMLAQAFPVRIHQRFPWWVTVEPR; encoded by the coding sequence ATGAATAACCCCAGCCGGAACAAACCCAGCTTTATTGCCTTGCAGCAGGCCTCGCAGTGGTACGCTCAACTGTGCGATCGGGAACCTGACGATGAACACTACCACCACTGGCAGCGCTGGATGGACGAAAGCGAGGAACACCGCCATGCCTGGGAATACGTGCTCACGGTCAGCCAACGCTTCCAGCCGCTACGTGGTGACGGTCAACAGCCTGCGCTGAATACGCTGTTGCACCAGCCTGCGCCGATGACGCGCCGCCGTGCGCTCAAACTCGCCGCCCTACTCAGCACGGGTTCACTGCTGTCCTGGCTGACTTACCGTCACACGCCGCTAAAAAGCTCACTGCTGGCGATGACAGCCGATCATCACAGCGCGGTAGGAGAAATCAAATCACTGACCTTACCGGACAACACCCGGCTGTGGCTGAATACCGCCAGCGCGATTGATATCCGCTACAGCGATCAGCGTCGGGAAATCGCCCTGCTGGCGGGGGACATTCTGATTGATACTGCTGCCGATGCACGCCCTTTCTTTGTCACGACCGCACAAGGGCGCTTGCAGGCGCTGGGCACGCGTTTCAGCGTCGCACAGGCATCAGACACCACCACGCTAACCGTGTACCAACACGCAGTCGACGCCAGCGCCAGATATGCCTCCGCCGCACGTCGGGTCAACGCGGGCTATCACCTGCGCTTTAACGCCGACGGTCAGGGTGACATCGTGCCCAATCAGCAGAACGATGCCGACTGGTCGCACGGCGTACTACAGGCGGACAACATGCCGCTAGGAGAGGTCGTGGCGCAGTTGTCTCGTTATCGCCACGGCTATCTGGCGTGCCAGCCTGCCATCGCTGATTTGCGCGTGATGGGCACCTTCCCCTTAACCGATACCGACATGGCGCTGAACATGCTGGCGCAGGCTTTCCCGGTTCGTATCCATCAGCGTTTTCCATGGTGGGTGACAGTCGAACCACGCTGA
- a CDS encoding sigma-70 family RNA polymerase sigma factor: protein MSSANIDTSADMHQLYCQHHGWLQGLLRKRLGNLCDAADLAQDVFVRLLLKPRQFDSHAGARAYLSVMAQGMCVDLWRKREIERVWLASLAEQPEPVALSAEDSNIILETLYQVDAMLRALPEKVRAAFIMAQVQGLPYREIAEALGVSERMVKKYMAQAMLHCVLLEAEIDADGQAAHS from the coding sequence ATGTCATCAGCCAATATTGATACCTCAGCAGATATGCATCAGCTTTATTGTCAGCATCATGGCTGGTTGCAGGGGCTATTGCGTAAACGGTTGGGAAATCTGTGCGATGCGGCCGATCTGGCGCAGGATGTCTTTGTACGACTCTTATTGAAGCCACGCCAGTTCGACAGCCACGCAGGGGCACGAGCTTATCTGAGCGTGATGGCACAAGGCATGTGTGTCGATCTCTGGCGCAAACGGGAAATTGAGCGTGTCTGGCTCGCCTCACTCGCCGAACAGCCGGAGCCGGTTGCGCTGTCAGCGGAAGACAGCAATATCATTCTCGAAACGCTGTATCAGGTCGATGCCATGCTGCGCGCACTGCCCGAGAAGGTGCGCGCCGCGTTCATCATGGCGCAGGTACAGGGATTACCCTATCGGGAGATTGCCGAGGCGCTGGGCGTTTCCGAACGCATGGTGAAAAAATACATGGCGCAGGCCATGTTGCACTGTGTGCTGCTGGAGGCAGAAATAGACGCGGACGGTCAGGCTGCGCATTCATGA
- a CDS encoding discoidin domain-containing protein, with translation MKKYTLATTLLCGLFSLSAYAVQVTAVTASSYDSDKGHKPANIADGDVKTRWAANGESWVQLELDKEQSVENFVLVPFKADERKLKFSVSYSTDGKTWKKLADNLVTSSNAKDGEKFTFPAVKAKFFKLDTFGTDVNKWSAVNEISFNSAAQVPAQAIK, from the coding sequence ATGAAAAAATACACTCTGGCTACGACGCTCCTGTGCGGCTTATTCTCTCTTTCCGCTTATGCGGTACAAGTAACGGCGGTAACCGCCTCCTCTTATGATTCAGACAAAGGCCACAAGCCTGCCAATATTGCCGATGGCGACGTAAAAACACGCTGGGCGGCAAACGGTGAGAGTTGGGTTCAGTTAGAACTGGATAAAGAACAATCGGTTGAGAACTTTGTCCTTGTTCCTTTCAAAGCGGACGAGCGTAAACTGAAGTTCTCCGTCTCCTACTCTACCGACGGTAAAACCTGGAAAAAGCTGGCTGACAATCTGGTCACCTCCAGCAATGCCAAAGACGGTGAAAAATTCACCTTTCCAGCCGTTAAAGCCAAATTCTTCAAATTGGATACGTTTGGCACCGATGTGAACAAGTGGAGTGCTGTCAACGAGATCAGCTTTAACAGCGCCGCGCAGGTTCCTGCTCAGGCGATTAAGTAA
- the rimI gene encoding ribosomal protein S18-alanine N-acetyltransferase encodes MNTISSMTPADLAQAFKIEQASHAFPWTEKTFVSNQGERYFNIKLSHDGQLAAYAITQVVLDEATLFNIAVHPDYQRQGLGRQLLEHLLDEMERRGILTLWLEVRESNARAIALYESLGFNEVSVRRDYYPTAHGREDAIIMALPLG; translated from the coding sequence ATGAACACGATATCTTCTATGACGCCAGCTGATCTGGCACAAGCCTTTAAAATTGAACAAGCCAGCCATGCGTTTCCCTGGACGGAAAAAACGTTTGTCAGCAACCAAGGGGAACGTTATTTCAACATCAAACTGAGCCATGACGGGCAACTTGCCGCCTACGCCATCACGCAGGTCGTGCTGGATGAAGCGACGCTGTTCAACATCGCCGTGCATCCCGATTATCAGCGTCAGGGCTTGGGTCGCCAACTGTTGGAACACCTGCTCGACGAAATGGAACGACGTGGCATTCTGACGCTGTGGCTGGAAGTACGCGAATCGAACGCACGCGCCATCGCGCTTTATGAAAGTCTGGGATTTAATGAAGTCTCCGTGCGCCGCGATTATTACCCGACGGCACACGGCCGGGAAGACGCGATTATCATGGCGCTGCCGCTCGGCTAA
- a CDS encoding DNA polymerase III subunit psi: MESRRDRLLQQLGITQWTLRRPTVLQGEIAVSLPAQVRLVIVSAEPLADDEPLLDDVLHSLALTPAQAYRLTPQQIEMLPADARCHSWRLGIAEPIALQGVQLSSPLLSELYQNADAKRALWQQICEHEHDIFYDAS; the protein is encoded by the coding sequence ATGGAATCAAGACGTGACAGGCTGCTACAGCAACTGGGAATTACGCAGTGGACGCTGCGTCGCCCAACCGTGCTGCAAGGCGAAATCGCCGTCAGTCTGCCCGCACAGGTGCGTCTGGTGATTGTCTCCGCCGAGCCGTTGGCCGATGATGAACCGCTGCTGGACGATGTCCTGCACAGTCTGGCGCTGACGCCCGCGCAAGCCTATCGTCTGACGCCGCAGCAGATCGAGATGCTGCCCGCCGACGCACGCTGCCATAGCTGGCGCTTGGGTATTGCGGAGCCGATTGCGCTACAGGGCGTTCAGCTTTCCAGCCCTCTGCTTTCCGAACTTTATCAAAACGCCGACGCCAAACGAGCGCTGTGGCAACAGATCTGTGAACATGAACACGATATCTTCTATGACGCCAGCTGA
- the rsmC gene encoding 16S rRNA (guanine(1207)-N(2))-methyltransferase RsmC: MSALTPASEVILRHSDEFLSRRVLFAGDLQDTLPAQFEAASVRVHCNQYHHWQQMAKPLGENAQYGLVADAALVADSDTLIYYWPKSKQEAEFQLRNLLSLMPVGAEIFVVGENRSGVRSAEPVLSDFVELVKIDSARRCGLYHGRVDKQASFTLDDWWDDYVTDGVTVKTLPGVFSRDDLDPGSRLLLSTFEPHMKGKVLDIACGAGVLASVLAKQSPKIRLTLSDVSAAAVESSKATLAANALEGSVIASNVYSDINGRFDMIVSNPPFHDGLQTSLQAAEMLIRGAVSHLPVGGQLRIVANAFLPYPALLDAAFGSHEVLAQTGRFKVYQATVGRPPRTGSKGRR; encoded by the coding sequence ATGTCCGCATTAACCCCCGCCAGTGAAGTCATACTGCGCCACAGTGACGAATTTCTTTCACGCCGTGTTCTGTTTGCCGGTGATTTGCAGGATACCCTGCCCGCACAATTTGAAGCGGCGTCGGTGCGTGTCCATTGCAACCAATATCACCACTGGCAGCAGATGGCAAAGCCACTTGGGGAGAACGCTCAATATGGTCTGGTGGCGGATGCGGCGCTGGTGGCGGATAGCGACACGCTGATTTATTACTGGCCAAAAAGTAAACAGGAAGCGGAATTCCAACTGCGTAACCTGCTGTCTCTGATGCCGGTCGGCGCGGAAATCTTCGTTGTCGGAGAAAACCGCAGCGGCGTGCGCAGCGCGGAACCCGTGCTGTCTGACTTCGTTGAACTGGTAAAAATCGACAGTGCGCGTCGCTGCGGGCTTTATCACGGGCGGGTGGATAAGCAGGCCAGCTTCACGTTGGATGACTGGTGGGACGACTATGTGACAGACGGCGTGACCGTCAAAACGCTTCCGGGGGTTTTCAGCCGTGATGACCTGGATCCGGGTAGCCGGCTGCTGCTGTCTACGTTTGAGCCGCACATGAAAGGTAAAGTGCTGGATATCGCCTGCGGTGCCGGTGTGCTGGCATCGGTGCTGGCGAAGCAGTCGCCGAAAATCCGCCTGACGCTGAGCGATGTCAGCGCGGCGGCGGTGGAATCCAGCAAGGCAACGCTGGCGGCAAATGCGCTGGAAGGCAGTGTGATTGCCAGTAACGTCTATTCGGATATCAACGGTCGCTTCGATATGATCGTTTCCAATCCGCCATTCCACGATGGCTTGCAGACCAGTCTGCAAGCCGCGGAAATGCTGATTCGCGGTGCGGTATCCCATCTACCGGTTGGCGGGCAGCTACGTATCGTCGCTAACGCCTTCCTGCCTTATCCCGCGCTGCTTGATGCGGCGTTTGGTAGCCATGAAGTGCTGGCGCAAACCGGACGCTTCAAAGTGTATCAGGCTACCGTGGGGCGCCCGCCGCGTACAGGCAGTAAAGGCCGTCGGTAA
- a CDS encoding aldo/keto reductase gives MQQRKLGANGPQVSAIGLGCMGMSDFYSTAQDEKESIATLHRALELGVTLLDTADMYGPHTNEQLLGKAIKGKREQVFLATKFGIIRDPANPHARGICGKPDYIRRSVEGSLTRLGTDVIDLYYQHRIDPTVPIEETVGTLAELVQEGKIRYIGLSEASATTLERAHRVHPITALQSEYSLWTRDMEAEILPTCERLGIGFVPYSPLGRGFLTGAIRSPDDLAADDFRRTNPRFTGENFGKNLQLVEKINQLAQEKQVTPSQLALAWVLAQGEHIVPIPGTKRRRYLEENVAALDVTLTQAELAAINAIFPPDAAAGERYGKESMAALNQ, from the coding sequence ATGCAACAACGCAAACTAGGCGCGAACGGCCCACAGGTTTCGGCTATTGGGCTCGGCTGCATGGGGATGAGCGATTTCTACTCCACCGCACAGGATGAAAAAGAATCCATCGCCACGCTACATCGCGCATTGGAATTGGGCGTGACTCTGCTGGATACCGCCGACATGTATGGCCCCCATACCAATGAACAGTTGCTCGGTAAAGCGATAAAAGGCAAGCGTGAGCAGGTCTTTCTGGCGACCAAGTTCGGCATCATCCGTGACCCAGCGAATCCCCACGCGCGCGGCATCTGCGGTAAACCGGATTATATCCGCCGTTCGGTAGAAGGCAGCCTGACGCGCCTCGGTACAGACGTTATCGATTTGTACTATCAGCATCGCATCGATCCGACAGTGCCTATTGAAGAAACGGTCGGCACACTGGCGGAGCTGGTACAGGAAGGCAAGATTCGTTACATCGGTCTGAGCGAAGCCTCGGCCACCACGCTGGAACGCGCTCATCGCGTGCACCCCATTACCGCGTTACAGAGTGAATACTCACTGTGGACACGCGACATGGAGGCTGAAATTCTGCCCACCTGTGAACGTCTTGGTATCGGCTTTGTGCCTTACAGCCCGCTGGGGCGCGGTTTCCTGACCGGTGCGATTCGCAGCCCAGACGATCTGGCCGCCGACGATTTTCGTCGCACCAATCCGCGCTTTACGGGGGAAAACTTCGGGAAAAATCTGCAACTGGTAGAGAAAATTAACCAATTGGCGCAGGAAAAACAGGTGACACCATCACAGCTGGCGCTGGCATGGGTATTAGCGCAGGGTGAACATATCGTGCCGATTCCTGGCACCAAACGCCGTCGTTATCTGGAAGAAAACGTCGCGGCGCTGGATGTCACACTGACGCAAGCCGAGTTGGCTGCTATTAATGCCATTTTCCCGCCCGATGCCGCAGCAGGAGAACGCTACGGCAAGGAGAGTATGGCAGCCCTTAATCAGTAA
- a CDS encoding LysR family transcriptional regulator, giving the protein MDHIQAMRVFVRIVELGSFSRAAERLMLPRATVSNTIKQLEGRLGVRLLQRTTRQVQITDEGRVYYERCLQLLAEIEEIDTLFTQQKQQPVGKVRVDMPHSLAREVVVPALGEFYARYPQVTLMLSANDAAINVLREGVDCVLRAWQTDDETLATRHLPSMPQITCASADYLARYGVPRSLDELTGHRMVGYFSLRTEYLYPLEFMSGDECITRMLPSALQVNGTDAYIASARAGLGIIQAPRRGLRPFLESGELVEILPEMSPPAMPLYVMYAPGRFLAPRIRVFIEWLDELFTRNAAAR; this is encoded by the coding sequence ATGGATCATATTCAGGCGATGCGGGTTTTTGTGCGAATTGTCGAATTGGGTAGCTTCAGCCGGGCGGCGGAGCGACTGATGCTACCGCGTGCGACGGTGAGCAACACCATCAAACAGCTTGAAGGGCGGCTGGGTGTTCGTTTACTGCAACGTACGACCCGTCAGGTGCAGATCACCGATGAAGGGCGTGTTTATTACGAACGCTGTTTGCAATTGCTGGCGGAAATTGAAGAGATCGACACGCTGTTCACGCAGCAAAAGCAACAACCCGTGGGTAAAGTGCGGGTGGATATGCCGCACTCGCTGGCGCGGGAGGTCGTTGTGCCGGCGCTGGGAGAATTCTACGCGCGCTATCCGCAGGTGACGCTGATGCTGAGCGCCAACGATGCGGCGATTAATGTGCTGCGTGAAGGCGTTGACTGTGTGCTGCGTGCCTGGCAGACGGACGACGAGACGCTGGCGACCCGTCATTTACCGTCAATGCCGCAGATTACCTGTGCGTCGGCCGACTATTTGGCGCGCTATGGCGTGCCGCGTTCGCTCGATGAGCTAACGGGGCATCGTATGGTCGGGTATTTCTCCCTGCGCACTGAATATCTTTATCCGCTGGAGTTCATGTCGGGTGATGAGTGCATTACGCGTATGTTGCCCAGTGCGTTGCAGGTTAACGGCACCGATGCCTACATCGCCAGCGCCCGTGCCGGACTGGGGATTATTCAGGCGCCGCGTCGCGGTTTACGTCCATTTCTGGAAAGCGGGGAACTGGTTGAGATCCTGCCGGAAATGTCGCCGCCCGCGATGCCGCTTTACGTGATGTATGCGCCTGGTCGCTTTCTCGCTCCGCGGATTCGGGTGTTTATAGAATGGCTTGATGAACTCTTTACGCGCAATGCCGCAGCGAGATGA
- a CDS encoding DUF1435 domain-containing protein, whose translation MLTAMITACGLWSVSWCMGKHLSSAWGVLLPCAIMPLLALLDLNLTHLKVIIAIALLATLVMLFHQRLRHYLLLPSCIALAGGLAALSVTFNMTPM comes from the coding sequence ATGCTGACAGCAATGATCACAGCCTGCGGGCTATGGAGCGTGAGTTGGTGTATGGGGAAGCATTTGTCGAGTGCCTGGGGCGTGCTGTTGCCTTGTGCCATCATGCCGCTATTAGCGCTGCTCGATCTTAACCTGACGCACCTGAAAGTGATTATCGCCATCGCCCTGCTGGCGACGCTCGTCATGCTGTTTCATCAACGCTTACGCCACTATTTATTGCTGCCATCCTGCATTGCGCTGGCTGGTGGACTGGCGGCACTCTCCGTCACGTTTAATATGACGCCGATGTAA